Proteins co-encoded in one Schaalia radingae genomic window:
- the cydC gene encoding thiol reductant ABC exporter subunit CydC, giving the protein MNESRWKTSARLINVARPVMAPLGISITARVIGMVLHVAQYATAGWVIGKIASDISTMPLLTVAVVLVVLSLSKALMRYLEQFSGHWVAFRSLALLRGYFYDRLEPQAPARTESEDSGDLLSRVTKDIDRIEVFFAHTLAPGLSAIICPVIVLAYLGCAVSWWAVLALAPFLVAVSIVVPQLGVRTTSDAARTIRATRGDLSQHVTDTVQGVREILTFANEAERHRTMRQLEDTIDEAQRRTTSVVALRRGLNQTLVALALIVQLAVLASLARAGAVSMAQMCMALGVTLASFAPALAVEDFMADLDQAFASARRIFAITERAPLVREPDSSQVRDGDVSGKDMIALDGVSFAYPPRPSAAGPSPQVLHNVTVSIPAGRVTAIVGSSGSGKSTIARLIDRMWDPDQGVVSIGGADVRTVTRHHLRSIVVFAPQTPYVFNMSVRENLLLACPDASDEDLQRVCRQVGLDQWLASEPDGMNTRIGEMGQRISGGQRQRVALARALLAGAPITILDEATSQLDSATEAVVLDGIREATAGRTLIIIAHRISTIRGADRIIVVDDGHVAQIGTYDELAVQDGPFARLLQREREGESATVRESD; this is encoded by the coding sequence ATGAACGAATCACGCTGGAAGACCTCTGCCAGACTGATCAACGTGGCACGCCCTGTCATGGCACCGTTGGGCATCTCGATCACGGCGCGCGTGATCGGAATGGTGCTGCACGTGGCGCAGTACGCAACAGCAGGGTGGGTGATTGGCAAGATTGCCTCCGATATCTCCACGATGCCGCTGCTGACCGTGGCAGTGGTGCTCGTTGTCCTGTCGCTGAGCAAAGCGCTGATGCGCTACCTCGAGCAATTCAGCGGGCACTGGGTCGCATTCCGCTCCCTCGCATTGCTTCGAGGCTACTTTTACGATCGCCTCGAACCGCAAGCTCCTGCGCGCACCGAAAGCGAAGACTCAGGCGACCTTCTTTCACGAGTCACCAAGGACATTGACCGGATCGAAGTGTTCTTTGCGCACACCCTCGCTCCCGGCTTGAGCGCCATTATCTGCCCCGTGATCGTCCTGGCCTATCTGGGATGTGCGGTTTCATGGTGGGCAGTCTTGGCGCTCGCTCCGTTCCTGGTGGCCGTCAGCATAGTCGTCCCGCAGCTGGGGGTGCGTACCACCAGTGACGCTGCACGCACCATTCGAGCGACCCGAGGCGACCTGTCCCAGCACGTCACGGACACCGTCCAGGGCGTGCGCGAGATCCTGACCTTCGCGAACGAGGCCGAGCGGCACCGCACGATGCGACAGCTCGAAGATACGATCGATGAGGCTCAGCGGCGCACAACGTCGGTGGTGGCGCTGCGACGCGGGTTGAATCAGACTCTCGTCGCGCTCGCCTTGATCGTCCAACTGGCTGTCCTCGCGTCATTGGCGAGGGCGGGCGCAGTGAGCATGGCTCAGATGTGCATGGCGCTGGGCGTCACCTTGGCATCCTTTGCTCCGGCACTGGCAGTCGAAGACTTCATGGCTGATCTGGACCAGGCCTTCGCATCGGCGCGCCGCATCTTCGCTATCACCGAGCGTGCCCCGCTGGTGCGAGAACCTGACAGCAGCCAGGTGCGAGACGGTGACGTGAGCGGAAAAGACATGATCGCACTGGATGGTGTCTCATTTGCCTACCCGCCGCGCCCGAGCGCAGCAGGACCATCCCCGCAGGTTCTCCACAATGTCACGGTGTCGATTCCGGCCGGAAGAGTCACCGCAATCGTCGGGTCGAGCGGATCTGGGAAGTCAACGATCGCACGGCTCATTGACCGCATGTGGGACCCCGATCAGGGCGTAGTCAGCATTGGTGGGGCGGATGTGCGCACCGTGACGCGCCACCATCTACGTTCCATTGTCGTGTTCGCCCCGCAGACCCCGTATGTGTTCAATATGAGTGTGCGTGAGAACCTGCTGCTCGCCTGTCCCGATGCCAGTGATGAGGATCTGCAGCGTGTGTGCCGCCAGGTGGGCTTGGATCAGTGGCTGGCCAGCGAACCGGATGGTATGAACACCCGGATCGGAGAGATGGGCCAGCGCATTTCTGGTGGTCAGCGTCAACGCGTCGCCCTCGCCCGCGCACTTCTGGCTGGCGCACCGATTACTATCCTTGACGAGGCGACCTCACAACTCGACAGCGCTACCGAAGCCGTGGTGCTCGATGGCATTCGCGAAGCAACAGCTGGGCGCACACTGATCATCATTGCTCACCGGATCTCCACAATTCGCGGCGCCGACCGAATCATCGTGGTCGACGATGGGCATGTGGCGCAGATCGGCACATACGATGAGCTTGCAGTTCAGGACGGGCCATTTGCCCGCCTTCTGCAACGCGAACGCGAGGGCGAGTCGGCCACAGTGCGGGAAAGTGATTAA
- the manA gene encoding mannose-6-phosphate isomerase, class I, which produces MERLTGWKKNDAWGSTDAIPNFLGSERSESPVSEVWFGDHIDGPTSLNESDIILRDLIDQDPTAMLGDGLLYSFGPRLPFLMKLIAPAEALSLQVHPTKELAREGYIREDVLGIERTAADRTYRDMNHKPEMIYALTDFEALVGFRVPRKARRLLDGLEGMVADSLRKRLRLATVRSGLKMLIGWLFDEDSPATAEGVSEFAASCAQRLERGTSPSRRTDEMVTRLAAKYVGDPGIIVAFLMNPVSLRPGEAVYIPPRQIHSYQSGLGIEVMASSDNVVRAGLTRKYVDSAQLVEIAEFSALPPIRVAAEHPSETTDTFLAPAQEFSLSVTTLPGTTPGTRDVAGEPVQATAPGPVLIPGEGPRILMCLDGSVDVMTTAPRAHSAAHVTMTCGQSVFVGACEKDIYASGHGQLIQCATP; this is translated from the coding sequence ATGGAGCGTCTTACAGGCTGGAAGAAAAACGACGCGTGGGGGTCAACCGACGCGATCCCGAATTTCCTGGGCTCGGAACGCTCTGAGTCGCCTGTGTCAGAAGTGTGGTTCGGTGATCATATCGACGGTCCGACGTCGCTGAATGAGAGCGACATAATCCTTCGCGACCTCATCGATCAGGATCCCACTGCCATGCTGGGCGACGGGTTGCTGTACTCATTCGGACCGCGTCTGCCTTTCCTGATGAAACTCATCGCGCCGGCAGAAGCCCTGTCACTGCAGGTGCACCCAACGAAGGAACTCGCACGCGAAGGGTATATTCGCGAAGATGTTCTAGGCATTGAGCGCACAGCCGCAGATCGCACCTACCGCGACATGAACCACAAGCCGGAAATGATTTATGCTCTCACCGACTTTGAGGCGCTTGTGGGCTTTCGAGTCCCACGTAAGGCGCGCCGGTTGCTGGATGGTCTGGAAGGCATGGTTGCCGATTCTCTGCGCAAGCGTCTCAGACTCGCTACCGTGCGATCTGGGCTCAAGATGCTGATCGGCTGGCTTTTTGATGAGGACTCTCCGGCGACGGCCGAGGGAGTGTCAGAATTTGCCGCATCATGCGCGCAGCGCCTGGAGCGCGGCACGTCTCCGTCCCGACGCACCGATGAGATGGTCACGCGGTTGGCCGCCAAGTACGTGGGTGACCCCGGTATCATCGTCGCATTCCTGATGAATCCAGTGTCGTTGCGTCCCGGTGAGGCCGTCTATATTCCACCTCGCCAGATCCACTCCTACCAGTCGGGATTGGGGATAGAGGTCATGGCGTCCTCTGACAATGTGGTGCGCGCGGGCCTGACCCGCAAGTATGTCGATAGCGCTCAACTGGTGGAAATTGCCGAGTTTTCTGCGTTGCCGCCCATTCGCGTTGCCGCCGAGCACCCCAGTGAAACGACCGACACATTCCTGGCACCGGCCCAGGAATTCTCCCTTTCTGTCACCACTCTTCCCGGCACAACGCCCGGCACGCGCGACGTTGCAGGCGAGCCCGTACAGGCCACTGCGCCAGGTCCAGTTCTGATCCCAGGGGAGGGACCGCGCATCTTGATGTGCTTGGACGGCAGCGTTGATGTCATGACCACTGCTCCGCGCGCCCACTCAGCTGCTCACGTGACCATGACGTGTGGTCAAAGCGTCTTCGTCGGTGCATGCGAGAAGGACATTTACGCCAGCGGACACGGCCAGCTCATCCAGTGCGCCACGCCGTAA
- a CDS encoding LacI family DNA-binding transcriptional regulator — protein MDQKGRRRPVLADVARRAGVSQSTASRALSAKASLISTATQQRVKKAAKELGYQTNPIARSLRLSKTSVIGMIVPSISNPFFTRLVEEVEHVLYENNYYLYLSDSRRNLDTEARLLRAFESGSVDGVLIVPCHEVKSAPSIADFTSGIPLIQLDRPTTCTKFSGVGIDERQSMFSVIKHLKDSGAKTIGVVTSKETELTSMLRLKETEEACRFYDVCLPRKLIVEGEHSISGGAEAVETLLASNLFPDALVCFSDLLSVGAIKQLKDQGIGVPEDVLVTGFDDTPFAELFRPSLTTVRQPVEQMARTAVSMLLEASSSVSHYRLPGRLIRRESTLLEASYQD, from the coding sequence ATGGATCAGAAAGGTCGGCGCCGCCCCGTTTTGGCAGATGTCGCGCGCCGAGCTGGTGTTTCGCAGTCCACTGCGTCACGCGCGCTGAGCGCTAAGGCTTCATTAATCTCGACAGCCACGCAGCAGCGAGTGAAAAAAGCTGCGAAAGAGCTTGGATACCAGACGAATCCGATTGCTAGATCGTTACGCCTATCAAAGACTTCGGTGATTGGAATGATTGTTCCATCCATCTCAAATCCATTTTTCACAAGGTTAGTTGAGGAAGTTGAACACGTCTTATACGAGAATAACTACTACCTATATCTGTCGGATTCCCGTCGAAACTTGGATACAGAGGCGCGCCTATTAAGAGCTTTTGAGTCTGGATCAGTTGACGGTGTACTGATCGTTCCTTGTCATGAAGTAAAGTCTGCTCCATCAATTGCTGATTTCACATCCGGTATCCCTCTGATTCAGCTAGATCGTCCCACGACATGCACGAAGTTTTCGGGTGTTGGTATTGATGAACGCCAATCTATGTTCTCTGTCATCAAGCACCTCAAAGACTCAGGTGCTAAGACGATCGGCGTTGTCACCAGCAAGGAAACTGAGCTTACATCAATGCTGAGGCTGAAAGAGACTGAAGAAGCCTGTCGCTTTTATGACGTTTGTCTGCCTAGGAAACTTATTGTTGAGGGAGAACATTCAATTAGTGGCGGAGCGGAAGCTGTTGAGACTTTGCTTGCATCGAATTTGTTTCCAGATGCGTTGGTTTGTTTCAGCGATCTGCTGTCAGTAGGCGCGATAAAACAATTGAAGGATCAGGGAATTGGCGTTCCCGAGGACGTCCTTGTCACTGGTTTTGATGATACGCCTTTTGCTGAGTTATTTAGACCGTCCTTAACAACGGTTCGCCAGCCTGTTGAGCAGATGGCGCGCACGGCCGTATCGATGCTCCTGGAAGCTTCTAGCAGTGTGAGTCACTATCGATTGCCTGGACGGCTGATAAGACGTGAATCAACGCTGCTAGAAGCTTCGTATCAGGATTGA
- a CDS encoding RpiB/LacA/LacB family sugar-phosphate isomerase, with the protein MSAEKQVVVGADFAGFPLKSAVADHLRERGWEVVDITPSDENLPMYHRVGFRLGAELAEGNFAKALAFCGTGMGIHIAASKVPHVHAAVAESVPAALRAAAANNANLLAMGAFYIGAPLGMAMADAFLEAELGSGYENWPGFYEYHHIGYLECENFDYEAYKANNFEVVDPMEATLGDQPIGLAY; encoded by the coding sequence ATGTCCGCTGAAAAACAAGTCGTAGTCGGAGCCGATTTCGCAGGATTCCCGCTCAAAAGCGCTGTTGCAGATCACTTGCGCGAGCGCGGCTGGGAAGTCGTCGACATCACTCCTAGTGACGAAAATCTTCCTATGTATCACAGAGTAGGGTTCCGCCTTGGTGCAGAACTGGCCGAAGGAAACTTTGCCAAAGCCCTAGCCTTTTGCGGAACGGGGATGGGCATCCATATCGCAGCATCAAAAGTACCGCATGTCCACGCCGCGGTTGCCGAAAGCGTTCCAGCTGCCTTGAGAGCGGCTGCAGCTAACAATGCAAACTTGCTTGCAATGGGCGCTTTTTACATCGGTGCCCCACTGGGTATGGCGATGGCCGACGCCTTCCTTGAAGCTGAGCTGGGATCCGGCTACGAAAACTGGCCTGGATTTTACGAATATCACCACATAGGGTATCTCGAGTGCGAGAACTTCGACTATGAAGCCTATAAAGCGAACAACTTCGAAGTTGTCGATCCGATGGAAGCTACGTTGGGAGACCAGCCGATAGGTCTAGCCTACTAG
- a CDS encoding ABC transporter permease — MLKQVEMKSPSILTKVQDFFKKDPYIARLFVVFLAVSLFFAIIRTDSFLSLRTWTSMAVQFPEYGLMALGVLATMLTAGIDLSVVGIANVTAISTALILRSVMPTSDSGGSATLSILLAFGCALVIGTLCGLLNGILVAYVRIPAILATLGTLELFSGIGIILTAGKPISGLPKAFGQVFSFKLFGVIPVSLLIFVVCALIMGFLLGLTGFGKKILMIGTNETAAVFSALEVKSLLLRTYVISGLMAAVAGIVMLANYNSAKADYGATYTLLTVLIVVLGGVDPNGGKGRLLGVIVAIGILQMLSSGLNMFSGISNFYRPLIWGAVLLAVISLNSTKLRKIRKPMKKEE; from the coding sequence ATGTTGAAGCAGGTTGAAATGAAGTCTCCAAGCATACTCACCAAGGTTCAGGACTTCTTCAAGAAGGATCCGTACATCGCCCGGCTTTTTGTAGTCTTCCTCGCCGTGAGTCTTTTCTTCGCGATTATTAGAACCGACTCGTTTCTGAGCCTTCGCACGTGGACATCCATGGCAGTCCAATTTCCTGAATATGGTCTAATGGCTCTGGGCGTACTAGCTACAATGTTGACAGCAGGAATCGATTTGTCTGTTGTTGGAATCGCCAACGTGACAGCGATCAGCACCGCTTTGATCCTGCGTTCGGTCATGCCAACTTCGGATTCTGGCGGCAGCGCCACACTATCGATTCTCCTAGCATTTGGTTGTGCACTTGTAATTGGAACGCTGTGTGGACTTCTAAACGGCATTCTCGTCGCTTACGTAAGAATTCCTGCAATTCTTGCAACTCTTGGGACCTTGGAACTGTTCAGCGGCATCGGGATCATCCTCACCGCAGGAAAGCCAATCTCCGGGCTGCCTAAGGCGTTTGGCCAAGTCTTTTCTTTCAAGTTATTCGGTGTTATTCCTGTTTCCTTGTTGATATTCGTGGTATGTGCACTCATTATGGGCTTTTTGTTGGGATTAACCGGATTCGGCAAGAAAATACTAATGATCGGGACAAATGAGACTGCTGCCGTATTCTCGGCGCTAGAGGTGAAGAGTCTGCTTCTGAGAACCTATGTCATATCGGGACTGATGGCAGCAGTCGCCGGCATCGTGATGCTGGCCAATTACAACTCAGCCAAGGCTGACTATGGAGCCACCTACACACTATTGACCGTGCTCATAGTCGTGCTGGGGGGTGTCGATCCGAATGGCGGGAAAGGCCGTTTACTAGGCGTAATTGTTGCGATCGGCATCCTGCAGATGCTCTCATCAGGTCTGAACATGTTCTCAGGTATTTCCAACTTCTACAGACCGCTCATCTGGGGAGCTGTTTTGCTTGCCGTCATTTCTCTGAACAGTACAAAGCTTCGCAAGATACGTAAACCAATGAAGAAAGAAGAATAG
- a CDS encoding ABC transporter permease — MTTKLFNKLKRSNEFYVFLVLCVIAVIIQARSGQFFTLNNIVDLINAAIVPCLFGVGAHLVLISGGIDVSFPALASLAVYASTRLLVDHSFNGGIAIPFLLAIVFGALLGAFNGVFCSRLTVPVLIVTLGTANVFSGFMQGALNSVQIPNIPSSMKEFGSEPLFIVENKSSGLTSAMPKSILILIAVLFVAFVITRYTTFGRSLYAIGGDEAAAVRAGVTVRRVKFVLYILVGVIAALAGMARTCGMGQMHPTNLLGMEMMVIAAVVLGGTSITGGTGSLTGVVLGTSLIVVVQNSMILTGIPTFWQRFALGLLIVIGTGVSAVQVMREHRRKACIVEGE, encoded by the coding sequence ATGACAACGAAACTATTCAACAAACTTAAACGCTCTAACGAGTTTTATGTTTTTCTAGTATTATGCGTGATTGCGGTGATTATTCAGGCTCGAAGTGGTCAGTTCTTCACGCTAAATAACATCGTAGACCTCATTAATGCCGCAATCGTTCCTTGCCTTTTTGGAGTCGGTGCACACCTAGTGCTCATCTCAGGTGGCATTGACGTTTCTTTTCCGGCTTTAGCGTCTCTTGCAGTATACGCAAGCACTCGCCTTCTGGTGGATCACTCATTCAATGGCGGCATTGCAATTCCTTTTCTACTTGCCATTGTCTTTGGGGCTCTACTCGGAGCTTTCAACGGAGTGTTTTGCTCACGATTGACTGTTCCAGTGCTTATTGTCACCTTAGGAACGGCAAACGTCTTTTCGGGCTTCATGCAGGGCGCTCTCAATTCTGTGCAAATTCCTAATATTCCGTCATCAATGAAGGAATTTGGAAGTGAACCACTATTTATTGTGGAAAATAAGAGTAGCGGTCTTACTTCCGCAATGCCTAAGAGCATCTTGATTTTAATTGCTGTGCTTTTTGTAGCATTTGTGATTACCCGATACACAACATTTGGCCGCTCTCTCTACGCTATCGGAGGAGATGAGGCCGCTGCCGTGCGAGCAGGTGTCACTGTCCGGCGCGTCAAGTTTGTCTTATACATATTGGTCGGCGTGATTGCGGCATTGGCTGGTATGGCTCGTACGTGCGGTATGGGCCAGATGCATCCAACGAACTTGCTTGGAATGGAAATGATGGTTATTGCTGCGGTCGTGTTGGGCGGCACGTCAATTACCGGCGGCACGGGTTCACTGACGGGGGTTGTTCTGGGAACGTCTCTCATCGTTGTCGTACAAAACTCAATGATTCTTACCGGTATTCCTACCTTCTGGCAGCGCTTTGCTCTTGGACTGCTCATCGTAATTGGTACCGGTGTTTCCGCTGTCCAGGTGATGAGAGAACATCGTCGGAAAGCATGCATAGTGGAGGGAGAGTGA